The Salvelinus alpinus chromosome 30, SLU_Salpinus.1, whole genome shotgun sequence genomic interval ttacagatccttgcgacatggggccatgcattatcatgctgaaacatgaggtgatggtccaaacacaccaaggtaGTTGTGAATAGGGCACGGCAATAGCTTTCCCcctaaggagactgaaaagatgtggcatgggtctccatatcctcaaaaagttctacagctgcaccattgagtgcgtcccgaccggttgcatcactgcctggtatggccactgctcggcatccgaccatgaggcgctacagagagtagtgcatgcgtaaagcccagtacatcactttgatttgatttgtcacgtacacagtttacaccatgtataaaaggtgcagtgaaatgcttgcgtgCTAGCTCCCTCAACATTGCAGTACAATAATCAGTATCAATAATTAATTATTAATGCGgcagtgtagcctagtggttagagcattggactagtaaccgaaaggttgcaagtttgaatccctgagctgacaaggtacaaatctgtcgttctgcccctgaacaaggcagtcattgaaaataagaatttgttcttaactgacttgcctagttaaataaaggtaaaataaaaagtcaaataaaaaatatcaaaTCATTAGAAGGTAGTACTGAATGAAAAGTAATAAACAGATATGTACAGAATGGGATGTACAATATAGATGATGAGTGTGCTATGTCAAGTATAACTGTATTTACAAATATGAAGTGGGTAGTGTATTGGTCACgcagttaaataaataatatataataGAACAGcggtgttgagtgtgtgtgtgtatatatagagtCAGTGTAAATAATCTCCAATGTTCCAATACCACTTGCCAGATGATAACGTAGTGAACAGTCCGTggctagggtgactggagtccttgatgatcatccaggccTTCCTCATACACCGCCTGGTGTAAATGTCTTGAAGGccatctgcaccaccctctgtagagccatGCGGTttagggcggtgcagttgccataccaggcggtgatacagctggTCAAGATGCTTgtgatggtgcagttgtagaacttcttgaggatctgagggcccatgccaaatttcttcagtcgCCTGTTGCGCCTTCTTTACCATGGTGTCTGTGGGATTGGTCCATGTCAGGTCCTCTATGATGTGCATGAAAAGGAACTTGAAACGTTTGACCCTCTCCACTATAGCCCGTCTATGCAGATGGGGGCATGCACATGCccttgtttcctgtagtccacgatcagctccttggttttGAGGGATGTTGAGGGAGCGGCTGTTTTCCTGATAACCCCTCTGCCAGGGCTCtaacctccttcctgtaggctgtctcgttggcGTCGGCAATCAGGCCCACCAGCGCTGTATCgtcggcaaacttgatggtgttggagtcatgtgtaCAGGGATTACAGTAGGGGGCTGAGCACATACCCCTGCGGGGCCTCCGTGTTGAGAGTCAGCTTGGCGGAGgagttgttgcctaccctcctCACCTGGGGTCTGCCTGTTAGGAGGTCCAGGatccagggccctgagcttaatgatgagcttggaggggaatATGCTATTGGAAGCAAAGCgctagtcaataaacagcattctcacgtaggtgttcctcttccaggtgggatagggcagtgcaatggcgattgcatcgtccgtggatctgttggatcggtatgcaaattgtaatgGGTCCAGAGTATCAGGTAAAGTGGAGCTGATATGGTCCTTAACCAgcatctcaaagcacttcatgatgacagagatgAGGACTGCAGTGcgataatcatttaggcaggttacctttgtttGCTTGCGTACAGGGACAATGgtagacatcttgaagcatgtggggaaaCTATTACATTTTcgctccgccccatggcaaaattagtagaattgcatgaaattagttttAAAACTGCAACGTTTTGAATTGCAGAAAATGTACTTTACCACCACAAAAAACACACTGGCACAGTCGTTAATTCATTGTATATtctacgttggttcaacgtaatttcattgaaatgatgttTAAACAACATGTATTCAACTAGTGTGCGCCCAGTGGGAAAAGAATCCACTGCCAAGAGTGGATGGCACCAACCAAATATCGGTTAGGGCCcccatttattttacctttatttaactgggcaagtcagtttagaaaaaaatcttattttcaatgacggcctaggaacagtgccttgttcaggagcagaactgccttgttcaggagcagaacgactgatttttaccttgtcagctcggggattcaatcttgcaagtgtaaccgatgtgaaatggctagctagttagcggtggttcgcgctaatagcgtttcaatcggtgacgtcactcgctttgagatcttgaagtagtggttccccttgctctgcaagggtcaCGGCTTTtatggagcgatgggtaacaatgcttcgtgggtgactgttgttgatgtgtgcagagggtccctggttcgcgcccggcgaggggacggactaaggttatactgttacacaacctatgggttactagtccaacgctataaccactaggctacctgccgccccataaggCTAGGAGCCTCTCATGGAACAGATGGATTTTCCATTTTATTTACTTTATCATAATAAATAATGCCACGTGGTGAAGAATAAATAAGTAGCCTAAATATTTGAAGAAATTCTTGTTGTCTTTTTTTATGAGTCAGCAGGAGACCGATTTTGCgtctctattctcctctcagtGTAAGCAGGTGCCTCTATTCTGGCAGAACACATTGAGCTCTTCATTACCCATTCTATATCATTCTCCATTTGATGTCACACTGGGTGACTCAGAGCTGTCAGAGCAGTCGCCCACAACAGCGAGAAGTACTTTCAAGTAAGCACTCTCAAAATAGCTCATGCGTTAATTGTTAATTGGTGTAGGCTCTTCACCCAAAATGCAGTTTGGACAGGGTTGGATTGGGGGTGAGATGAGGTAGTGGATCAGCGACAGAGGCAGGGAATGAATTAGCGGAATTCCAATTCTGTAAAAAAGTAATTGGATTAAAGTGGTTCTGGTTAAAATTGGAGGTATGGACAGCGGTCCGACACTCGATCGCAAGGAAACAGCGGTATCAGATCTCCTTTACCCTTTTCACTGGAAACAAGGAAACTAGAAACACACAGCCAATATGCCAGTTGACCTGAATGGGTATTGGAAAATGACCTCTAATAACAACTTTGAGGAGTACATGAAAGCCCTCGGTGAGTTGTTCCAGCATCTTTCATGGAGTTGTGGTGTAGGGGGACTCGAACGTTGATGATGCTTGAAGATACTGGCACTGCGCTCTGCGCTCAATATTTGCACTCAATCAAAACCTAAACCAGGCTTATAGCTAACATTACCACACGGAATATATTGACAAATATAGAGGGCTAAAGCTGAAAATTGGTTTATGAGCACTGGTAGATACTTACTGTTACTGACATATTGGTTGTCAATTTGAATCCTCTCCAAAATGTTAgttaaaaaaaatcatattttcaAAGATGTCCAAAAAGAGGACAGGATTTACTGAGTTGGATCCAGTTATAGGTTGGATCCTACTGAATAGtgcctacttctcacttaaaGCATAGTTTTTTAAAGGGGTAGGAGAGAATGAGTGTGATGTTTGGGGCCACCTTACTGGTCATTAGTATTaaactctctctcttctttccttgGGGTTCTATCACACAGATGTAAATGTTGCCATTAGGAAAATTGCCAACTTGTTGAAGACCGACAAAGACATCAGTGTTGATGGTGACCACATGGTCATCAAGACCCTCAGTACCTTTAAGAACTACAACATGGACTTCCATGTTGACAAGGAGTTTGAGGAGGATCTGTCAGGGGTGGATGACAGAAAATGCATGGTGAGTCTGTTGTACATTCAAACTACATTTTTATTTGGTCAAAACATCTTTCTGGATATAGACTGCATGAGAACAAAGAGTAAATGTGATGTCTCAGTATGATTTGATTAACCAAATGCCCTCTCAGATCCAAATGGCAGTCTTTATGTGCTTACCCACACATGACTGAATTACAACTGTGAATACAATGGGCCTTGAGTTGACACTGAGGGGGGAAAGGTAGATTGCTGCTTCAGAGGGAATCAGCTGAATAAGGCTAAagcgggtgggtataatttgtggaacgttccaacaggaatctgttccaaaaacttcgtaaagtacaaggttgccaacaaaaaacgcatacaaagtagcatgatcacttcacctagctaactagctgccgaataggcatcaactcaccacgtagcttattcttaatgtttgtccataggGTACCAGAGTGAGAACAGACATTTTTTTGAATAAACGGGGTGAGTGAAAAACTTTATAAAATGGCCCACTCCCTACCCGGTATCTTATTCTGCCACTATacaactttgtatgcgttgtttgtttgCAAACTGGTTATTTACAAAGTTTTTgccacagattcctgttggaacgttccacaaattatacccacccggcTAAAGACCCCTGAGTACTGGAGAACACTTATGCCTATAGGGCCAAGCCCAGTGGCACTAAGGTAGCCTGGTTGAGCACCCACCATAGTTGTTGGAACTGCTTAAAAGGACAGCGTGGAAGGAAAAATATCCAAGCCAGCACAGTACAGTTTGGGTCGGCCTCAGTGTGAATCAGGCTATAGAGGACAATGTTAGAAGGATAGTCAGGATCTCTGAGAATTGATTCTGATCTGCGCATTCTTCGCCTCAAAAATAACTGCCCTTGTAAATTTGTAGGCAAATTACTTTCCAAGCCAATTACATGCTGACTAGAACGGGAACGCAAGTGCGGCAtcgtgcgcatgttgattttgtccatccacaccagacgcgGTCAGGACAACCAGGTTGGACTCTGAACCAGCTATATTAATTTGGCGACAGGTcaaaacacatgaaacattcatggtcATTTAGCTAGGTAGCTTGcttttgctagctaatttgtcctgagatataaacattgggttgttattttacctgatatTCACAACGTCCTTTTTTTCTGGATCGTTTTAGAATTTTGTCCCATTTAGAGTCACACAAAATTGTGTGtgctctactccgacaattaatccacagataaaaggggaaaTCTAGGtcatttctagtaatctctcctccttcaggcttcttcttcttctgtggactttatatggcagttggcaaccaactttacggtgcattaccaccaccaattggactggagtgtggacctcagttcatctttcaatcactgACGTGGGTATATGTTCCTAAAAACCAATCAGgggatgggagaggcgggacttacAGTGAGTAACGCGtataaccaagttctattttagcacctGGCTACGAGTTTGGATTAAATTATTGAATAATATGtatgtttacatttattttgcaacattTCCACAACtaacgcgagcggtgtggtcagcatgttagccaTCACCTTGTGCGCTGCTGCGAGTAGGCTACAATCAGGGAATGAAATGACGTAGTCTGTTATTGACCACTGGGATAACTATTTATTGTTCTAATTTACCATCTGTGAGTCCAATTGATAAATACTTTACTATACCTTTATGACTATTTACGGTTGACTCCTGACTTGTTTCATGTCATGAAAGAGCTGGTGTGTATAATATCTGGTcagtattgtgtgtatatatatatatagtcagaATGACTTAGCACTAGAATGCTCCTGTTGGTATGAATATGAACTGGCTtggtgtagtgttttgaaaatgCTGATGGGTAAAGTGGTCATATCAAAATGGTTGACTCTCTGTGGTGTAGCTGGTTGTGATAACGGTACAGGCACTGCACTGACCTGTATAGAACTGCATTCTCGTGTTTCTCTTTTTTCTATTTTTTCATTTTTATctgtatttttacctttattgtgcattgttgggaaagagctcgcAACTTCTCAacttaagcatttcactgttctgttttacacctgctgtatcctgtgcatgtgacaaaaaaaCGTGAAACTTGGTGACTTCAACAACATGGGAAGAAGATCTCATTCAAGTTCTTTAGCATATTATTTTCTCCATCTTGTAACAGTAAACTCAACAAAAGTTATTTTTGCTCTGCTGAgaaaagtgtgtgtttgtttgcaagCTTCTGTCTGCATGTGTGTTCCCTGTAAGTTGTTCTACATATGGTCAtgcaccctctgtgtgtgtgcgtgtgggtgggTCATGCTCCTAACTGACAGTAGAATGCATAATGGTGTCTCCTTTCTTCCCGTAGACCACTGTCTCATGGGAGGGGGACAAGCTGGTGTGTGTtcagaagggagagaaggagggccGAGGCTGGACCCATTGGGTGGAGGGAGATAGGCTTTATTTGGTAAGAGAGTCTATTCATGTCATTTGACTTCCTCAGTTCCTGATTTTACTTTTTGTCACAACATATCTCAGATCAggtgattaaaaaatatatatatatatatagatggaTAGGCAATAGAAAAAAATAGCAGAGATGAAAACTTGCATTGTTTTTGTATGATTCAGTTTTGTTCAAATATAGCTGGTTTCTGGCTTTGGTAATCTCGTAAACAAGATTTGAACAAAACATGAACCACCGGGGGAAATACTGCATTACTAAATTCATAAACTTTGTGGATAGCATTGGAGTCTAAGGACCCTTAATATAATTGGCCCTTTTATAGTGCACCCCATGTCAACCCATACACAAACATTAGTACATTTACTGACCTCTACAATGACTTCATTACCTTGTCATTACCGATTTTCATTGCTATGATTATTGTCATTAAAGCTAAATAAAAAGCATTTGACTGCCAACTTATGGAGTCAAAGTGATTCCAACAGATGTTCGCAATCTTTGGCCATTAAATTATTCATTAGCAAAGCGGCTCCCTGGAGTCACTAATCCCCGGATCACTGAACAACCGCGGCGTCTGGTGGTTAGAAATACAACTACAAGTACAAGTGCTTTACGTATGGTTATTCTCCATAGAGGAGATTGATTTACTGCAAccatttttgatgtcttcacagcTGTTTACCTCAATTAATGATGACAATGATGATTTATTTCTCTATCTCTGCACAAACAAATAAAGAACGAATCAAAGGGATTTATTAAAATCCTGTGCAATCTCTCGATGGAACATAATTTTACCTTCTGTTTTCTCTGAAGGAGCTGAGAGTTTGTGGAGTTGTGTGCAAGCAGGCTTTCCAGAAAACCTAAACCAGCACTGGAACAACAGAACGGCGCACCTGGCCTGAGAGCACAAGACAGACATGAACATGACCCGAGCCTGTGACAGAGAACCCCTATTGTAATCATCTGTCtgcccatccatccattcatcctttCTTCCTTATTTCCATCCATCCTTTTACATTTAATTCCATCAAGACTGTTACCTTGCCCCACTCAAACTATCCACAACAGGGGTGATGTAACAAAAAGGAAAACACCTATTCATCACTGTACTGTAACTCTGTCTCAGGGCGGGTGCTCAATTGATTAACATGTTATATGTGTGTACGCATTTGCATTGCAGTAGGTGTGGTAGGCTTTGTGATTAGTGCCTCAATCTCTGATGATGCACCGGACTGATAACTAGTGGTGAGCTTGACCACTACCAAGGAAGGTTTCAGTGTAAAGTCAACTAATATTTGGGCCATGAGAGAAGCAGTGAAATTCATTCAAACACACAAACTTTGGATGCTACATTTTAGGATGCATAAAGAAATGAAAAATCTGTATAGAAAAGAGTGAAGTAAAGAATACACATAAATGTAGGAAGATGCAGTGATCACGTAACCAGGACAACTGGATCTGAAAAAGACAAGCGGATTATTAGTTGGATTCATGAAattgaatgtaaaaaatgtaataaaaaattcAAATCACAGTTTGTCTCTTTGTATCTAAAAAGTCCacgcttacctttgatcatccCGAGGGATTTTAAAAGTACCCTTTCCCAATCCCAGCGACAGACATACctctggagacagacagacagacatacttctggagacagacagacagacagacatacctctgaagacagacagacagacatggagagagaagaaaaaaggTAATCACTCATATTGACTAAACCAATCAAATCAATACATTTTAATCTATAAAGCCCAACAGttatcacaaagtgctttacgtGGTCCATTCCCACAAATTCTGGTTTAcataatcaatcaaccaatcaatgagCAGCCCATTAAGCAATCTATCAAATAGTTATCACTAGCCTTCTCATACCTTTTCACTTTCACCTTTTCACGCCAgctgcagtggcgattttagcatgtaaatcttggtggggcaacaaaaaaaaagcaGGATGCATTCCAGCAAAGCCACTATAACCGTgtcaaacggtgcccacaaactgttagggcctacataaagttgtcccaacagcagtcccaacatcttaccaccgctacacctgtctatcagtggagccttgtctggcagaaaAATAGtcaattcagcctcatttactgcctttttaaaaaacatagctgatatggctgacttgcttaaacaaatgtggtttctaatgacaattgagatgtacaaactatggtatAAGGGGACGACATATAATATCCAACAAGTAAtcaaacaattccacaacaacgacctaatacacacaaatctaaagggatggaataagaatatgtacacataaatatatggatgagcgatggccgagcggcataggcaaggtacaatagatggtataaggtacagtatatagatatatgattaatgtaagatatgttaacattattaaagtgccattgtttaaagtgactagtgatccatttattaaagtgggcaGTGATTTGAGTCTATGTAGGCAggagcctctctgagttagtgattgctgtttagcagtctgatggccttgagatagaagctgtttttcagtctctcggtcccagctttgatgtgtGGTCaacagtcaatataactatttgttcagcacttttgaaatgtagagCGATAGGATTCCGAACATGGACCGTTCTTACAGTGTACTCCCTGTACAAAAAGTCAGAacggtaggataaataaaggaggcatataaacagacaatgaaagctcttacaatattcgatgattacatttctctaaaacagaatataggctacatgtgcaccaccaagttagaacagtaggtgaaattaagaggtgaaaatagaccaaattattagggtgaggcacattgaaCGCCGTTCGGGTCTTTGcctgtcaaaaaagatacatgtcATATAACACTATTTGACTCGTTAAATAATCTTTTAATTTGACTCGTCAAATAACAGAATTCTATTATAAAATgatgtgtgttctgaatttgcacgtgcaagccaagcgccactactactatcagtagcactgatACAAAAAAAGTTGTCCAAAAaaaaagctgtacaaaaaaagttggcaaacaagcacacaccggccacgaacgatgtgttacAATACTGcgttggtgaaaatagaccaaattattagggtgaggcacatgggctgcTAACAGcttactatacaacatacacttagtattactttcttagctacagtatacatttaTTCCTTGCATATTGTATcgtttatgcagcagcatacaagacatttttggactcttGGGaaggtgtaacggctttcttccataggtgaaggagaggaccaaagtgcagcgcggctagtgttcaacatgtttaataaaagaacaagtgaaacactacaaacatacaaaataacaaaatgtgcaaaaaccgagacagacctatctggtgcagacaaccacagagacaggaaacaaacacccacaaaatcccaacacaaaacaagcctcctatatatgattctcaatcagggacaacgattaccatctgcctctgattgagaaccatatcaggctggacatagaaacagacaaactagacacacaacatagaattcccacccagctcacgtcctgaccaacactaaacaagcaaaacacataataactctggtcaggacgttacagaaGGTGGCGCAGCAGTCCTTTGTGGGAAAATCAGACTTTGTCATtgaagtctggcattctctggatttatggtgggaactcaggaaaaagaacacacagccactccattgaatagcaggctaatgttagtggttgctttgcaatgcttgcagttagccactgattcgtTCCGAacgactcattgttgaatttttggggggacttgcctgttttgcatgttattttggcattaatacgtgtcacatatcagtttgcaaacaatgtatatatatatatatatatatatatatatatagatgtatatatatataaaatatatatacaagaaCAAGTTAGACAGGCCCACTAGGCAAAAAATGAACCAGAAGAAATATGGCAAAATCAATGAGCCACACCAGTAATTTTGCCATATTTCTTCTGGTCCATTTTTTGCCTAGTGGGCCTGTCTAACTTGTTCTTGTTTTTTTGCGCAAAATGATaattatctggctaataatggggATCTCAATTAATAAAATGGGCCATCGTGGGAGCCTCATGGGACAAAAATGGGACGTTGTGTTAGAAATGCCAGAgctgatttctggtcccagtccgcccctggaGAGGATTATCAGCAAGCAAAGCTTTTACTTTGTCTTTTGTCCTGTTATTTAAGCCTGACTTTTTTGTGTTTGTAGAAGTTTAATCTCAGAACACAGAACCAAATCTCACATGCTCTGGCCAGCAGTCTGTTACAAGGTGTGTTTAGTAACAGTAGTGTGTATGGTAGATTCAGCACAATTTCAAGAACATGATCTTGTGTGAGTGAGCCTTACTCAAACTTTTCAGTTTTCCATTAGCAGATACTTGGTTTGCACATTTTGAACTTGATCAACCTGCATGCTCAATAGCCTGATGTTTGAGCAGAATAAATACAAGGgacaagaaaaaaaagaaaaactctCAATGGTGCAGATTCAGTCGATGAAcctgtttgcctgtgtgtgtgtgtgtgtgtgtgtgtgtgtgtgtgtgtgtgtgtgtgtgtgtgtgtgtgtgtgtgtgtgtgtgtgtgtgtgtgtgcgcgtgcgcgcgtgcgtgagAATTGGCACTACGTATCTCCCCATTTCCCCCTTTAAAAAAGAGAGAGTAATTTTGATGGATGGCTTACTGGTGTGAACACTACCGGGGCAGTCAGTGAGGTAAAACATAGAATGATACAAAAAAATGGCACCAATATCGTCTTACCAGTGATTTTGCCATATTTCTTCTCTCATTAAAGCCAAAAGGATCAGGAGCGGACTGGCCATCGGGCATCTCTTCCCCCATAGCCATAGCATTCAACTATTTTAGCAATAGTACTCTGCCCTCAGCCTTGGCTGATATATAGAGAGACTGGGACACTGTACACCTTCACATATGATTCAGCTAAAAGTTAACCATCCCACAGAACCAACATGCCAGCAGACTTCAATGGAAAATCAGAGTTGGAGAGCACTGAGAACTTTGAGGATTACATGAAAGCACTGAGGATTCGTTTTTTCTCCATTATCTCCATGGATTACCACAATGGTACATATCATATTTTTCCATCCATCTGCAGAGAAGgatgagaaaaaatatattttattatcaCATACATACTAGTGCCTGTGCAGTGCTCACTACCACTGCCAATATGCTGTATTGTAACTGTTTAGTGTGCCAATATGCTGTATTGTAACTGTATAGCATGCCAATATGCTGTATTGTAACTGTTTAGTGTGCCAATATGCTGTATTGTAACTAATTAGCAACATTGCATACATGTTGCTttcattacagtgccttcagaaagtattcacaccccttgactttttccgcattttgttgtgttaccgcctgaatttaaaatggattcaattgagattttgtgtcactggactATACACAacaacccataatgtcaaagtggaattatgtttttagaaatgtttagaaatgttacaaataaaaagctgaaatgtgttaggttctaaataaacAGAGTAAAACTCACAGACGACTAGGGTCACAGAGCTGCAAAagacaaaaacatatttacacAAGCACTGGTATTCCTCCTATGCTGTCTCCTCCTTACACATCTGGACAGCtgatacatctctgttgctagacaggaCTTTAGTGATGCCTGTTCTTTCTCACTTCATCTGACGTGACCTCAGCCCAAattcctcactcctccccaactcacggctgtcTTGTTGACTTAtaccagactgtggcccttctcctctccataggATACCTGATGTCTAACAATAACATGTTCTGACAGAATATAAACGTTCtgcattcccctctctccctcaggaacatgaataaggatatttcatatttcaAGTTTAGAAGTCAGTACCCATCAAATGTCTTGGGTCAATAagtgttcaacccctttgttatggcaagcctaaataagttcagtagtTAACATTTGCATTGCCTCACGCTGTgtccaataatagtgtttaacatgattttcaattgactacctcatctctgtacccaacacgTACAAGTAAGGTGCcacagtcaagcagtgaattccaaccactgattcaaccacaaagaccatggggtttctccaatgcctcgcaaagggcacctatttggcagatgggtaaaaaaagccttgaacatccctttgagcatgcatggtgaagttattaattacactttggaagatgtattaatacacccagtcactacaaagatacaggcgcccttcctaactcagttgatttcaccatgaggccacagtgactttaaaacagttacggagtttaatggctgtgacaggaaaAATTGATCcataacattgtagttactccacaatactaacctaattgacagagtgaaaataatgaagcctatacagaatacaattattccaaaacatgcatcctataaggcactaaagtaacaaCACCTGATATCTGACCTCAGACACTTGAGATGTATTCTCTGAATTCACAGAAACTGATCT includes:
- the LOC139559934 gene encoding retinol-binding protein 1-like yields the protein MPVDLNGYWKMTSNNNFEEYMKALDVNVAIRKIANLLKTDKDISVDGDHMVIKTLSTFKNYNMDFHVDKEFEEDLSGVDDRKCMTTVSWEGDKLVCVQKGEKEGRGWTHWVEGDRLYLELRVCGVVCKQAFQKT